In Gadus chalcogrammus isolate NIFS_2021 chromosome 23, NIFS_Gcha_1.0, whole genome shotgun sequence, a genomic segment contains:
- the shha gene encoding sonic hedgehog protein, with amino-acid sequence MLVLSRMLLVVLVCLGLASPGAGCGPGRGYGRRRHPKKLTPLAYKQFIPNVAEKTLGASGRYEGKITRSSERFKELTPNYNTDIIFKDEENTGADRLMTQRCKDKLNSLAISVMNQWPGVKLRVTEGWDEDGHHFEESLHYEGRAVDITTSDRDKSKYGTLSRLAVEAGFDWVYYESKAHIHCSVKAENSVAAKSGGCFPGLASVSLADGGRKYVRDLTPGDSVLAVDDQGTLTVTDFIMFLDKDSATTRLFYVIETETGERLTLTAAHLLFVESNATDARGQMTAVFASAVTAGQKVFVLQEPNDVLTPVTVKRIYRQEHEGSFAPLTARGSLVVDHVLASCYAVVEDQQLAHWAFAPVRFSYWLSGLLHLHVKGAAAHADGVHWYSDVMYRLGRWVLNEHAMHPLGVSRPSS; translated from the exons ATGCTCGTGCTGAGCAGAATGCTGCTGGTGGTCCTGGTGTGTCTGGGGCTCGCGTCGCCCGGCGCGGGCTGCGGACCGGGAAGGGGCTACGGGAGGCGGCGACATCCCAAGAAGCTGACGCCTCTCGCGTACAAGCAGTTCATACCGAACGTGGCGGAGAAGACGCTGGGCGCGAGCGGAAGATACGAGGGCAAGATCACGCGCAGCTCGGAGCGCTTCAAGGAGCTCACCCCCAACTACAACACGGACATCATCTTCAAGGACGAGGAGAACACCGGGGCGGATCGCCTCATGACTCAG AGATGTAAGGACAAGCTGAACTCCCTCGCCATCTCGGTGATGAACCAGTGGCCCGGGGTGAAGCTGCGGGTGACGGAGGGCTGGGATGAGGACGGACACCACTTCGAGGAGTCCCTGCACTACGAGGGCCGCGCGGTGGACATCACCACGTCCGACCGCGACAAGAGCAAGTACGGCACGCTGTCCCGCCTGGCGGTGGAGGCGGGCTTCGACTGGGTCTATTACGAGTCCAAAGCCCACATCCACTGCTCCGTGAAAGCAG AAAACTCAGTGGCGGCAAAATCCGGGGGCTGTTTCCCGGGCTTGGCGTCCGTGTCCCTCGCCGACGGTGGCCGGAAGTACGTTAGAGACCTCACGCCGGGGGACAGCGTGCTGGCGGTGGACGACCAGGGGACTCTGACGGTCACGGACTTCATCATGTTCCTGGACAAGGACTCGGCCACCACGAGACTCTTCTACgtcattgaaacggagaccggCGAGCGCCTCACGCTGACGGCGGCGCACCTGCTCTTCGTGGAGAGCAACGCGACGGACGCGCGCGGCCAGATGACGGCGGTGTTCGCGAGCGCCGTGACCGCGGGCCAAAAGGTGTTCGTGTTGCAGGAGCCCAACGACGTCCTCACACCTGTGACCGTTAAGAGGATTTACCGGCAGGAGCATGAGGGCTCATTCGCCCCGCTGACGGCGCGCGGCTCCCTAGTGGTGGACCACGTGCTCGCTTCGTGCTACGCCGTCGTCGAAGACCAACAGCTCGCGCACTGGGCCTTTGCGCCCGTGCGCTTCTCCTATTGGCTGTCCGGGCTGCTTCACCTGCACGTGAAGGGCGCAGCCGCCCACGCGGACGGCGTGCACTGGTACTCAGACGTCATGTACCGTCTCGGGAGGTGGGTGCTGAACGAGCACGCCATGCACCCGCTGGGGGTGTCGAGACCCTCGAGCTGA